One genomic segment of Amycolatopsis sp. WQ 127309 includes these proteins:
- a CDS encoding thiamine pyrophosphate-dependent enzyme, with product MPTRENLAAGSPWIELRTSPEDWAAADGGVLLRLLGQALWIRTFEEYVLELAGEGLIHGPAHSSIGQEGGAVGSVLPLRSDDFVNGSHRGHHQFLAKAFGHVTTAKPGTLPELDDEVRTVLRRTLAEICGLADGFCRGRGGSMHLQWREAGAMGTNAIVGGGVPQAAGFAWNQRRSGTDAVTVTYFGDGAVNIGSVLETFNLAAAWKLPICFFIENNQYAVSTPVSEATAEPRLSARGLGFNIPSWRVDGMDALAVHLATTEAVEHMRAGNGPTIVEADLYRFFHQNGPYPGSAFGYRTKDEEKSWRDRDPLEQLREQVVRRGLATAEEIDASQDEVVKVLHEIGDGFLEPEPGGKPGQRRIKAEAWPDPDFVDVGVRGDLSELVGGRYEEVETFVGELADRRFIDVVSDVLARRMETDEKVVILGEDVNRLKGGTNGATKRSLELFPDRVLGTPISENAFSGLGGGMALDGRARPIVEFMYADFMWVAADQLFNQVAKARHMFGGDGKVPFVLRSKLAAGTGYGSQHSMDPAGILTTAVGLRVVAPSTPFDYVGLMNTALACDDPVVVLEHVDLYTSTGTGPVDDLDYRIPVGKAALRAEGDDLTIISYLSMVGHTLQALEQVPELRADLIDLRWLDRASLDWETIERSVKKTNRVLIVEQGALGTSYGGRLADEIQRRLFDWLDAPIERVTGAEASPSISKVLERAAIARTEEVVTALRRIAAS from the coding sequence ATGCCCACCCGTGAGAACCTGGCCGCCGGTTCGCCCTGGATCGAGCTGCGCACCTCGCCCGAAGACTGGGCCGCCGCGGACGGCGGCGTGCTGCTGCGGCTGCTCGGCCAAGCGCTTTGGATCCGGACGTTTGAGGAGTACGTCCTCGAACTGGCCGGTGAAGGGCTGATCCACGGCCCAGCGCACTCCAGCATCGGCCAGGAAGGCGGCGCAGTCGGCTCAGTGCTGCCCTTGCGCAGCGACGACTTCGTCAACGGCTCGCACCGGGGTCACCACCAGTTCCTGGCCAAGGCGTTCGGGCACGTCACGACCGCGAAGCCCGGGACGCTGCCCGAGCTGGACGACGAGGTCCGCACGGTTCTCCGACGCACGCTGGCCGAGATCTGCGGCCTGGCGGACGGCTTCTGCCGCGGCCGAGGGGGCTCGATGCACCTGCAGTGGCGGGAAGCCGGGGCGATGGGCACCAACGCCATCGTCGGCGGCGGAGTGCCCCAGGCCGCGGGCTTCGCCTGGAACCAGCGCCGCAGCGGCACGGACGCGGTCACCGTCACCTACTTCGGGGACGGCGCGGTCAACATCGGCTCGGTGCTGGAGACGTTCAACCTCGCCGCCGCCTGGAAGCTCCCGATCTGCTTCTTCATCGAGAACAACCAGTACGCCGTGTCCACGCCGGTGAGCGAGGCCACCGCCGAGCCTCGGCTTTCCGCACGCGGTCTCGGCTTCAACATCCCGAGCTGGCGCGTCGACGGCATGGACGCGCTCGCGGTACACCTCGCCACGACCGAGGCGGTCGAGCACATGCGCGCCGGCAACGGCCCGACGATCGTCGAGGCGGACCTCTACCGCTTCTTCCACCAGAACGGGCCGTACCCGGGCAGCGCCTTCGGCTACCGGACGAAGGACGAGGAAAAGTCCTGGCGTGACCGGGATCCGCTGGAACAGCTGCGCGAGCAGGTCGTCCGTCGCGGCCTCGCCACGGCCGAGGAGATCGACGCGTCCCAGGACGAGGTGGTGAAGGTCCTCCACGAGATCGGGGACGGCTTCCTCGAGCCGGAACCCGGTGGCAAACCCGGGCAGCGGCGGATCAAGGCCGAAGCCTGGCCCGACCCGGACTTCGTCGACGTCGGCGTCCGCGGCGACCTGTCCGAGCTGGTGGGTGGCCGGTACGAGGAGGTCGAAACCTTCGTCGGCGAGCTCGCCGACCGCCGGTTCATCGACGTCGTGAGCGACGTGCTCGCCCGGCGGATGGAAACCGACGAGAAGGTCGTGATCCTGGGGGAGGACGTCAACCGCCTCAAGGGCGGGACCAACGGCGCGACGAAGCGGTCCCTGGAGCTGTTCCCCGACCGGGTGCTCGGCACGCCGATCTCTGAGAACGCGTTCAGCGGGCTGGGCGGCGGAATGGCGCTCGACGGCCGGGCGCGCCCGATCGTCGAGTTCATGTACGCCGACTTCATGTGGGTCGCCGCCGACCAGCTGTTCAACCAGGTCGCCAAGGCCCGGCACATGTTCGGCGGAGACGGGAAGGTCCCGTTCGTGCTGCGCAGCAAGCTGGCCGCGGGCACGGGCTACGGGTCGCAGCACTCGATGGATCCCGCGGGAATCCTCACGACCGCGGTGGGCCTGAGAGTGGTCGCGCCGTCCACCCCATTCGACTACGTCGGCTTGATGAACACCGCGCTCGCCTGCGACGACCCGGTGGTCGTTCTCGAGCACGTAGACCTCTACACCTCGACGGGCACGGGCCCGGTCGACGATCTCGACTACCGGATCCCCGTCGGGAAGGCAGCGTTGCGCGCCGAAGGCGACGACCTGACGATCATCTCGTACCTCTCGATGGTCGGGCACACGCTGCAGGCACTCGAGCAGGTGCCGGAGCTGCGGGCCGATCTCATCGACCTGCGCTGGCTCGACCGGGCGAGCCTCGACTGGGAGACGATCGAGCGCAGCGTGAAGAAGACCAACCGGGTGCTGATCGTCGAACAGGGTGCGCTGGGCACGTCCTACGGCGGCCGGCTCGCGGACGAGATCCAGCGACGTCTCTTCGACTGGCTCGACGCGCCTATCGAACGGGTCACCGGAGCCGAAGCGTCACCGAGCATCAGCAAGGTCCTCGAGCGCGCGGCCATCGCCCGGACCGAGGAAGTCGTGACCGCCCTGCGCCGCATCGCGGCTTCCTGA
- a CDS encoding dihydrolipoamide acetyltransferase family protein, with protein sequence MATLLRMPEVAAGATQAVLSQWLVRENVRFATGEAIAVLETDKASVEVEAEADAVILRTLVAGGAMVDVGAPIALLGEESEHAEIDKLLAGFGVGATTDVPAPARRDVEEPAPRARIFASPLARKLLKEAGIAPETVEGTGPNGRIVRRDVEKAVADARSAAAAEPAPSRRPPIPVPAGTGYREIPHSRLRRAVATRLTASKQEIPHFYVRRTARIDALLELRRQLNTVTPVKISVNDLVVRAVAVAHRRIPDANVIWTEDGMRQFESVDVAVAIASDRGLVTPVLRGVDKSTPAGISEQVRTFVQQATDGKLDQRDLEGGSIAVSNLGMYGVDEFSAIINPPQSAILAVGAGKPAPAVVEGELTIATQLALVLSVDHRAIDGALAARWMAALIEALEEPLRLLA encoded by the coding sequence ATGGCAACGCTGCTGCGGATGCCCGAAGTCGCCGCAGGCGCGACCCAAGCCGTCCTGTCCCAGTGGCTGGTGCGGGAGAACGTGCGCTTCGCGACGGGGGAAGCGATCGCCGTCCTCGAAACCGACAAGGCTTCCGTCGAGGTGGAGGCCGAGGCGGACGCGGTGATTCTGAGGACCCTGGTGGCCGGCGGCGCGATGGTCGACGTCGGCGCGCCGATCGCGCTGCTCGGCGAGGAGTCCGAGCACGCCGAGATCGACAAGCTGCTGGCCGGCTTCGGCGTGGGCGCGACGACCGACGTCCCGGCACCAGCGCGCCGCGACGTCGAGGAGCCGGCTCCTCGCGCGCGGATCTTCGCGAGCCCGTTGGCGCGCAAGCTGTTGAAGGAAGCCGGTATCGCGCCGGAGACGGTCGAAGGAACGGGGCCGAACGGCCGGATCGTCCGTCGCGACGTCGAGAAAGCTGTTGCCGACGCACGTTCCGCCGCTGCTGCCGAGCCCGCGCCGTCGCGACGTCCGCCGATTCCTGTTCCTGCCGGCACCGGCTACCGCGAGATCCCGCACAGCCGGCTCCGGCGAGCCGTCGCGACGCGGCTCACCGCGAGCAAACAGGAGATCCCGCACTTCTACGTCCGGCGCACCGCCCGGATCGACGCGCTGCTCGAACTCCGCCGGCAGCTCAACACGGTGACGCCGGTGAAGATCTCGGTCAACGACCTCGTCGTCAGGGCCGTCGCCGTTGCCCACCGCCGGATCCCCGACGCGAACGTCATCTGGACCGAGGACGGCATGCGCCAGTTCGAGTCCGTCGACGTCGCGGTGGCGATCGCGTCGGATCGCGGCTTGGTGACGCCGGTCCTGCGCGGTGTGGACAAGAGCACCCCCGCCGGCATTTCCGAGCAGGTGAGGACCTTCGTGCAGCAGGCGACAGACGGCAAACTCGACCAACGTGACCTCGAGGGCGGTTCGATCGCCGTCAGCAACCTGGGCATGTACGGCGTGGACGAATTCTCGGCGATCATCAATCCGCCGCAGTCCGCGATCCTGGCCGTCGGCGCGGGTAAGCCGGCACCCGCGGTGGTCGAGGGCGAGCTCACGATCGCCACCCAGCTCGCGCTGGTCCTGTCGGTCGATCACCGCGCCATCGACGGTGCTTTGGCGGCGCGGTGGATGGCCGCGCTGATCGAGGCTCTCGAAGAGCCGTTGCGGTTGCTCGCCTAG
- a CDS encoding TetR/AcrR family transcriptional regulator encodes MTTNPERAMRADAVRTRKALLEAAATVFADIGEEATVAQIAARAGIAKGTVFRHFPTKDELLAAIVADAVDELVAAADRVAARDDADAALLEFMRVGAGTYARNRALVQVLDSAGAARHAGVQAQVERLITAAERLAGRARRAGTLRPDVHGQDVVLLTCGVYHAALPLLDEHPDACDRYLDMLFAGLRTTERGATAPG; translated from the coding sequence GTGACGACGAACCCGGAGCGCGCGATGCGGGCGGACGCGGTCCGCACCCGAAAAGCCCTGCTCGAAGCGGCGGCCACGGTGTTCGCCGACATCGGCGAGGAGGCGACGGTCGCCCAGATCGCCGCGCGCGCCGGGATCGCCAAGGGCACGGTCTTCCGCCACTTCCCGACCAAGGACGAACTGCTCGCGGCCATCGTCGCCGATGCCGTTGACGAACTCGTGGCCGCGGCGGACCGCGTGGCCGCCAGGGATGACGCCGACGCTGCGCTGCTCGAGTTCATGCGGGTCGGCGCCGGAACCTACGCGCGCAACCGGGCCCTGGTCCAGGTGCTCGACAGCGCCGGCGCGGCCCGGCACGCCGGGGTCCAAGCCCAAGTCGAACGGCTCATCACCGCCGCCGAACGGCTGGCCGGCCGAGCCCGCCGGGCGGGAACCCTGCGCCCCGACGTCCACGGGCAAGACGTCGTCCTGCTGACGTGCGGCGTCTACCACGCCGCGCTCCCCCTGCTCGACGAGCATCCCGACGCCTGCGACCGCTACCTGGACATGCTCTTCGCCGGCCTTCGAACGACCGAGCGCGGAGCGACCGCGCCCGGCTAA
- a CDS encoding NADPH-dependent F420 reductase has translation MRTTLGFIGSGLIGSTLARLATAAGVDVVMSNSRGPETLGGLVAELGDRARAATTRDAARDADLVVVTVPLTAYPDLPVAALAGKTVIDTTNYYPQRDGRIAELDADALTSSELLQRRLSSSDVVKAVNNVFFHQLGMLARPSAAPDRSALPIAGDDDAAKHDVVRLLDTLGYDAVDTGTLATSWRSEPTTPVYVMPYAGTLPEGLGAAELQQWMATTGGVPVSAAQVKDLVAAAVRGPAGGSF, from the coding sequence GTGAGGACAACCCTGGGCTTCATCGGCAGCGGTTTGATCGGCAGCACGTTGGCCCGCCTGGCGACCGCCGCCGGCGTCGACGTCGTGATGAGCAACTCCCGTGGCCCCGAAACGCTTGGTGGGCTCGTCGCCGAGCTCGGTGACCGCGCCCGCGCGGCGACCACGCGAGACGCCGCCCGCGACGCCGACCTGGTCGTGGTGACCGTGCCGCTCACCGCGTACCCGGATCTCCCGGTCGCGGCGCTGGCCGGCAAGACCGTGATCGACACGACGAACTACTACCCGCAACGGGACGGCCGCATCGCCGAGCTGGACGCGGACGCGCTCACCTCGAGCGAGTTGCTCCAGCGGCGACTGTCCAGCTCCGACGTGGTGAAGGCGGTGAACAACGTGTTCTTTCACCAGCTCGGCATGCTCGCCCGGCCCTCGGCCGCTCCCGACCGCAGCGCCCTGCCGATCGCCGGCGATGACGACGCCGCGAAGCACGACGTCGTCCGGCTGCTCGACACACTGGGCTACGACGCCGTCGACACCGGAACGTTGGCCACCAGTTGGCGCAGCGAACCGACCACCCCTGTCTACGTCATGCCCTACGCCGGAACGCTGCCGGAAGGTCTCGGGGCTGCGGAGCTGCAGCAGTGGATGGCGACGACCGGCGGCGTGCCCGTGTCGGCGGCCCAGGTCAAGGACCTCGTCGCGGCGGCCGTCCGCGGGCCTGCCGGCGGTTCGTTCTAG
- a CDS encoding SDR family NAD(P)-dependent oxidoreductase, with the protein MARVLITGSSDGLGLMAGRLLVDQGHSVTLHARNTRRAGDARAALPGADEIFVGDLLSLDGIRSVAGQANAADRFDAVIHNAGIGYREPRRVETADGLSHLFTVNVLAPYLLTALITPPQRLVYLSSGMAHGGDVDLSDPQWTNRRWNGSQAYSDSKLFDILLAFGVARRWPKVLSNSVEPGWVPTKMGGAGAPDDLELAPVTQAWLAVGDDTATVTGRHFYHRQERSVPHDVHDPALQDRFLAYCADLTGTRIPDAR; encoded by the coding sequence ATGGCACGGGTATTGATCACAGGATCCTCGGACGGCCTGGGCCTGATGGCGGGCCGGCTACTCGTCGACCAGGGGCACTCGGTCACCCTGCACGCCCGCAACACCAGGCGAGCCGGTGACGCCCGCGCGGCGCTGCCGGGCGCCGATGAAATATTCGTCGGCGATCTGTTGTCTCTCGACGGAATCCGCTCGGTAGCCGGGCAGGCGAACGCCGCGGACCGGTTCGATGCGGTGATTCACAACGCCGGCATCGGGTACCGGGAACCCCGCCGGGTCGAGACCGCCGACGGGCTGTCCCACCTGTTCACGGTCAACGTGCTCGCGCCCTACCTGCTGACCGCGCTGATCACTCCGCCCCAGCGACTGGTGTACCTGAGCTCGGGCATGGCCCACGGCGGCGACGTAGACCTGTCCGATCCACAGTGGACGAACCGGCGCTGGAACGGTTCCCAGGCGTACAGCGACAGCAAGCTGTTCGACATCCTCCTGGCCTTCGGTGTCGCCCGGCGGTGGCCGAAGGTGCTGTCGAACTCGGTCGAACCCGGCTGGGTACCGACCAAGATGGGCGGTGCCGGCGCGCCCGACGACCTGGAGCTGGCCCCGGTGACCCAGGCGTGGCTGGCGGTCGGCGACGACACGGCGACCGTGACCGGGCGGCACTTCTACCACCGGCAGGAGCGGTCCGTCCCGCACGACGTGCACGATCCCGCCCTGCAGGACCGGTTCCTGGCCTATTGCGCCGACCTGACCGGCACCCGGATCCCGGACGCGCGTTGA
- a CDS encoding alpha/beta fold hydrolase: MQFCLVHGGWQGGWCWDAVARSLRDGGHTVLAPTLRGSESGDVDRAEVNLTAIGEGLVEEIRRAGLRDVVLVGHSGGGPAIQYAADRLPDLTRRVVFVDAWVLRDGEAIHDVLPDPLPEAGRAAAAETKDGTVAMDPGLWRAHFMNGATEEQVAAVTDRLVPVPLGWLEEPISLPRFWSAGLSSSYVFLRDDKGVPPELYREMAQRLGDPRVVDCEGPHEAMLTHPEALAEALITAAKE, translated from the coding sequence ATGCAGTTTTGCTTGGTGCACGGCGGTTGGCAGGGTGGCTGGTGCTGGGACGCCGTCGCACGATCTCTGCGCGACGGCGGGCACACGGTGCTCGCGCCGACCCTGCGCGGTTCGGAGAGCGGTGACGTGGACCGCGCCGAGGTGAACCTGACAGCCATCGGCGAGGGGCTTGTCGAGGAGATCAGGCGCGCGGGCCTGCGTGACGTGGTGCTGGTCGGCCACAGCGGCGGAGGACCGGCGATCCAGTACGCCGCCGACCGGCTGCCCGACCTCACCCGGCGGGTGGTTTTCGTCGACGCGTGGGTGTTGCGTGACGGCGAGGCGATCCACGACGTGCTGCCCGACCCACTTCCCGAGGCCGGGCGGGCGGCCGCCGCGGAGACAAAGGACGGCACCGTGGCGATGGATCCCGGGCTGTGGCGGGCGCACTTCATGAACGGCGCGACCGAGGAGCAGGTCGCCGCCGTCACCGACCGGCTGGTGCCGGTGCCGCTCGGCTGGCTCGAGGAGCCGATCTCGCTGCCGCGGTTCTGGAGCGCGGGCCTGTCGTCCTCGTACGTGTTCCTGCGCGATGACAAGGGCGTGCCGCCGGAGCTCTATCGGGAGATGGCGCAGCGGCTCGGTGACCCGCGGGTCGTGGACTGCGAGGGACCGCACGAAGCCATGCTGACCCACCCCGAAGCCCTCGCCGAGGCGCTGATCACCGCGGCGAAGGAGTGA
- a CDS encoding acyl-CoA dehydrogenase family protein, which produces MPATHTVFNQVPPLHGRDVSTFPALLEGLRREGAAWAEQEVRDLGALAGGEQAQAWSVTANEHTPVLRTHDRYGVRVDEVDYDRSYHDLLRTALGAGLGGAAWTSDQPGVHVARAAKMMSWSATDFGHLCPVSMAYAVIPALRANPELSARYEPLLTTTGYDPRTGPPEGKRALMAGMSMTEKQGGSDVRANTTTATPAPDGSHRLIGHKWFTSAPMSDFFLTLAQAPGGLSCFLVPRVLADGTRNAVRLQRLKDKLGNRSNASAEIEYDSATGWLVGEEGRGVRTIVEMVNLTRLDCSLWAAAGMRIGTAQALHHASHRHAFGAPLVTKAAMTNVLADLAVDSEAATTVVLRLAGAVDRAARGDAAEAAFRRFGLAVTKYWLCKRWATHSAEALECLGGNGYIEESGMPRLYREAPLMSIWEGSGNVAALDALRAMRREPETVEAFFTELGRAGGCDSRYDDQVALLAKDFADDADVEYRARGLVERAAILLQAAQLLRHGDPAVAEAFTATRLDGRWGHAYGTLPTGLDTDSILERAAVR; this is translated from the coding sequence GTGCCCGCCACGCATACAGTGTTCAACCAGGTGCCACCGCTGCACGGCCGTGACGTCTCGACGTTCCCCGCGCTCCTCGAGGGTTTACGGCGCGAAGGCGCGGCCTGGGCCGAGCAGGAGGTACGCGACCTGGGCGCGCTGGCCGGCGGCGAGCAGGCGCAGGCCTGGAGTGTGACGGCCAACGAGCACACCCCGGTGCTGCGGACCCACGACCGGTACGGGGTCCGCGTCGACGAGGTCGACTACGACCGGTCCTACCACGACCTGCTGCGCACGGCGCTCGGCGCGGGACTCGGCGGCGCGGCCTGGACCTCGGACCAGCCGGGCGTCCACGTCGCGCGCGCGGCCAAGATGATGTCGTGGAGCGCCACCGATTTCGGGCACCTGTGCCCCGTCTCCATGGCGTACGCGGTCATCCCGGCGCTACGCGCGAACCCGGAGCTGTCCGCGCGCTACGAACCCTTGCTGACGACCACCGGCTACGACCCCCGGACCGGCCCGCCGGAGGGCAAACGAGCGCTCATGGCCGGCATGTCGATGACGGAGAAACAAGGCGGCTCCGACGTCCGGGCCAACACCACCACCGCCACCCCGGCACCCGACGGAAGCCACCGCCTGATCGGGCACAAGTGGTTCACCTCGGCCCCGATGTCGGACTTCTTCCTCACCCTGGCGCAGGCCCCTGGTGGCTTGTCCTGCTTCCTGGTTCCCCGCGTGCTCGCGGACGGCACTCGCAACGCCGTCCGGCTGCAGCGGCTCAAGGACAAGCTGGGCAACCGCTCCAACGCGTCGGCGGAGATCGAATACGACAGCGCGACCGGATGGCTCGTCGGCGAAGAGGGCCGCGGCGTCCGCACGATCGTCGAGATGGTCAACCTGACCCGCCTCGACTGTTCGCTGTGGGCTGCCGCCGGCATGCGGATCGGCACCGCCCAAGCGCTGCACCACGCCTCGCACCGCCACGCGTTCGGCGCGCCACTGGTCACCAAGGCCGCCATGACCAACGTGCTCGCCGACCTGGCAGTGGACTCCGAGGCCGCCACCACCGTCGTCCTGCGGCTGGCCGGCGCGGTCGACCGCGCGGCTCGCGGGGACGCGGCCGAAGCGGCCTTCCGCCGGTTCGGGCTCGCGGTGACCAAGTACTGGCTGTGCAAGCGCTGGGCGACGCACTCCGCAGAGGCCCTGGAATGCCTGGGCGGAAACGGCTACATCGAGGAGTCGGGGATGCCGCGCCTGTACCGCGAGGCACCGCTGATGTCGATCTGGGAAGGCTCAGGCAACGTCGCGGCGCTCGACGCCCTGCGCGCCATGCGCCGCGAACCCGAGACCGTCGAGGCGTTCTTCACCGAGCTCGGCCGCGCCGGCGGCTGCGACAGCCGCTACGACGACCAGGTCGCGTTGCTGGCCAAGGACTTCGCCGACGACGCGGACGTCGAATACCGCGCCCGCGGGCTCGTCGAGCGCGCGGCGATCCTGCTGCAGGCGGCACAGCTGCTGCGCCACGGCGACCCGGCCGTCGCCGAAGCTTTCACCGCCACCCGGCTCGACGGCCGCTGGGGCCACGCCTACGGCACGCTGCCCACCGGCCTGGACACCGATTCGATCCTGGAGCGCGCCGCGGTGCGGTGA
- a CDS encoding TetR/AcrR family transcriptional regulator gives MTKRDDQRRETWARIVDVAVRSLVDNGYAATTAFGVQREAGISRGALLHHFPTSEALSAAAVAKLVELNLQAVLDESARTPPGPDLVARGVGVLYRASRQPSFAAELELWAAARADEPLRAALLAAERTALVRLYEVIDELFGPDLRRHPRYRAMVELTVQLMRGLTVSRSLGQDGQQRAVRTWTVVLRGALANTAP, from the coding sequence GTGACGAAGAGGGACGACCAGCGCCGCGAGACCTGGGCGCGTATCGTCGACGTTGCCGTGCGGTCCCTTGTGGACAACGGCTACGCCGCGACCACCGCTTTCGGCGTGCAGCGCGAAGCGGGGATCAGCCGCGGCGCGCTGCTGCACCACTTCCCCACCAGCGAGGCGCTTTCGGCCGCGGCGGTGGCCAAGCTGGTCGAGCTCAACCTCCAGGCGGTGCTGGACGAATCCGCGCGCACACCGCCGGGCCCCGATCTCGTGGCGCGCGGGGTCGGCGTGTTGTACCGCGCCAGCCGGCAGCCTTCGTTCGCGGCCGAACTCGAACTGTGGGCCGCGGCCCGCGCCGACGAGCCGTTGCGCGCGGCGTTGCTTGCGGCCGAGCGGACCGCCTTGGTCCGGCTCTACGAGGTCATCGACGAGCTGTTCGGCCCCGACCTGCGTCGTCATCCCCGGTACCGGGCGATGGTCGAGCTCACCGTCCAGCTGATGCGCGGCCTGACCGTCAGCCGCTCTCTCGGGCAGGACGGGCAGCAGCGGGCCGTGCGGACGTGGACCGTCGTGCTGCGCGGCGCCCTCGCCAACACCGCGCCATGA
- a CDS encoding alpha/beta hydrolase, translating to MRHDVEFDAEGVTLRGWFYEAERAAGPAPCVVMAHGWSATRRLYLDRFAEVFAAAGFCVLLWDNRGFGDSDTAPGKPRYEIDPWEQIRDYQHGITCAQNRPEVDPDRIAVWGSSFSAGHAFVVAAIDQRVKVVAGQAPFVSGRATYTNVAREDNQVIDPQRFAADRRARAAGKPAAMIPVIGTDPGRVTGIPTPDAHDWFSRAHEELAPEWHNEVTLRSLELLRGYEPALYLPLITPTPTLMIVGSHDGLTGGNLAAAAYGTAAEPKKIVFVPGGHFAAYTGSGFDVASAAARDWFVQHLS from the coding sequence ATGCGTCACGATGTCGAGTTCGACGCCGAGGGTGTCACACTGCGGGGCTGGTTCTACGAAGCCGAGCGAGCCGCCGGCCCCGCTCCGTGCGTGGTGATGGCGCACGGCTGGTCGGCCACCCGCCGGCTCTACCTCGACCGGTTCGCCGAAGTGTTCGCCGCGGCCGGGTTCTGCGTGCTGCTGTGGGACAACCGCGGGTTCGGCGACTCGGACACCGCGCCGGGCAAACCCCGCTACGAGATCGACCCGTGGGAGCAGATCCGCGACTACCAGCACGGGATCACCTGCGCCCAGAACCGGCCCGAGGTCGACCCCGACCGGATCGCGGTGTGGGGCAGCAGCTTCTCCGCCGGGCACGCGTTCGTCGTCGCCGCGATCGACCAGCGGGTCAAGGTCGTGGCCGGGCAGGCGCCGTTCGTCAGCGGCCGCGCGACCTACACCAACGTCGCCCGGGAGGACAACCAGGTGATCGACCCGCAGCGGTTCGCCGCCGACCGCCGGGCTCGTGCCGCCGGCAAGCCGGCGGCGATGATCCCCGTGATCGGTACCGACCCCGGGCGAGTCACCGGGATCCCCACCCCGGACGCCCACGACTGGTTCAGCCGGGCGCACGAGGAGCTGGCGCCTGAGTGGCACAACGAGGTGACACTGCGAAGCCTGGAACTGCTGCGCGGCTACGAGCCCGCGCTCTACCTGCCACTGATCACCCCCACCCCGACGCTCATGATCGTCGGCAGCCACGACGGCCTGACCGGCGGGAACCTGGCCGCGGCAGCCTACGGGACGGCCGCGGAGCCGAAGAAGATCGTGTTCGTGCCAGGCGGCCACTTCGCCGCTTACACCGGCTCCGGGTTCGACGTCGCTTCGGCGGCCGCCCGGGACTGGTTCGTCCAGCACCTCAGCTGA
- a CDS encoding NAD-dependent epimerase/dehydratase family protein codes for MKVFLTGGSGYIGRATIAELLRQGHAVEALARSERAEEAVVAAGATAVRGDLTDLNVLNHAAARAEAVIHLAQASTAEEDLAAATAMQDGVGAGTYVHTGGSWVYGDTDGIQDETSAWNPPVLVAWRKSVEDAVLARAAQGGRPVIVQPGLLYGGDNRLIDVFFVQPGVKNGVISYLGDGSAHWALVHIDDLAPLYVAALKAEAGSVYLGVGGVNPTAKEIAEALANGAGLEGKTTSITLEQARAEMGPVADAFALDQQFTPAKARRELGWEPRHTHPLAVFASN; via the coding sequence ATGAAGGTCTTCCTGACAGGCGGCTCCGGCTACATCGGCCGGGCCACGATCGCGGAACTGCTCCGGCAGGGCCACGCCGTGGAGGCGCTGGCCCGCAGCGAGCGAGCCGAAGAAGCCGTGGTGGCAGCGGGCGCCACGGCGGTCCGCGGCGACCTGACGGACCTGAACGTCCTCAACCACGCCGCCGCCCGCGCGGAGGCCGTGATCCACCTCGCCCAGGCGAGCACCGCCGAGGAGGACCTCGCCGCGGCCACCGCGATGCAGGACGGCGTCGGCGCCGGCACCTACGTGCACACCGGCGGCAGCTGGGTCTACGGCGACACCGACGGCATCCAGGACGAGACCTCGGCCTGGAACCCGCCCGTCCTGGTGGCGTGGCGCAAGTCCGTCGAGGACGCGGTGCTCGCGCGGGCAGCGCAGGGTGGCCGTCCGGTGATCGTGCAGCCCGGGCTGCTCTACGGCGGTGACAACCGCCTGATCGACGTCTTCTTCGTGCAACCGGGAGTGAAGAACGGTGTCATCTCCTACCTCGGTGACGGCAGCGCCCACTGGGCCCTGGTGCACATCGACGACCTCGCCCCGCTCTACGTCGCCGCACTGAAGGCCGAAGCCGGATCGGTCTACCTGGGCGTGGGCGGAGTCAACCCGACGGCGAAGGAGATCGCCGAGGCGCTGGCGAACGGCGCGGGGCTCGAGGGCAAGACCACCTCGATCACCCTGGAGCAGGCCCGGGCCGAGATGGGCCCGGTCGCGGACGCGTTCGCCCTGGACCAGCAGTTCACCCCGGCCAAAGCCCGCCGCGAGCTGGGCTGGGAACCACGCCACACCCACCCGCTCGCGGTTTTCGCGTCGAACTGA